A window from Marinagarivorans cellulosilyticus encodes these proteins:
- a CDS encoding transglutaminase-like domain-containing protein, translating into MTLSVPPSRLKRHLLLWLALLLTHVGQAQALNRTEFGQNPYPIWSPLSFFERQTVGERHAAEAGDPDALLALYIMASGRYSVDDYLAIKKQIDTFINTLQTRTDGMLDPWQQGELLNGAMHHTFFKAPNPKKTSSDNEKQANNKPPNNYDLDQSALTGIFQQHTFNCISSSLLYAVLARHLNFNGRGVMLPSHAFIQLDFDDGKSAEVETTSPKGYDKHHDAEFYQRAAEAWFNPRGLAPSTYEDYLNRELIPFWQLGTRNMLHQHTHPNRMNDVDRGRLAEISAFIDPRHEPAQINRMHYYTTEASALAEKKQWQDLTRLLETVLEQLSLDTASFSHNEQLQNSFFWLHLLAIEAYSQRLDLDATLNAIDRANNLAYTDERLSRVKNRSVDALNTLLKNTVSKEDFDSGLDAITAIEMIISDHPQFIQILEWFYNQWAKFYWNSQSWPDAVATLEDYLAQPYLPSDISQTQKNLASAYKNWVLYEIDYNNLKSAKAIALQCEMQHLEAQICKAAKDEVAIANTKHTMLKPHTH; encoded by the coding sequence ATGACCCTTTCTGTTCCTCCATCACGATTAAAACGCCACTTACTTCTGTGGCTGGCGCTGCTACTAACCCATGTTGGCCAAGCCCAAGCACTTAACCGTACCGAGTTCGGGCAAAACCCTTATCCGATCTGGAGCCCACTATCGTTCTTTGAGCGTCAGACCGTCGGCGAGCGTCACGCCGCCGAAGCCGGCGACCCAGATGCCTTATTGGCACTTTACATTATGGCCTCAGGGCGATATTCCGTTGATGATTACCTCGCCATCAAAAAACAAATCGACACATTTATAAACACCCTGCAAACGCGCACCGATGGTATGTTAGACCCTTGGCAACAAGGCGAGCTATTAAATGGGGCTATGCACCATACTTTTTTCAAAGCTCCTAACCCCAAAAAAACATCCTCCGATAATGAGAAACAAGCCAACAATAAGCCACCTAACAACTACGATTTAGATCAATCGGCACTGACCGGAATATTTCAACAACACACGTTTAACTGCATTAGCTCAAGCTTGTTATACGCTGTTTTGGCGCGCCATTTAAATTTCAACGGCCGTGGCGTAATGCTGCCGTCTCACGCCTTTATTCAGCTCGATTTTGATGATGGCAAAAGCGCCGAAGTTGAAACCACCAGCCCAAAGGGCTACGACAAGCACCACGACGCAGAGTTTTACCAACGTGCCGCCGAAGCTTGGTTCAACCCACGAGGTTTAGCGCCATCGACCTACGAGGATTACCTAAACCGCGAGCTCATTCCATTTTGGCAGCTGGGTACTCGCAATATGCTGCACCAGCATACACACCCTAACCGAATGAATGACGTCGATCGTGGCCGGCTTGCCGAAATAAGCGCCTTCATCGACCCGCGCCACGAGCCCGCGCAAATCAACCGTATGCACTACTACACAACCGAAGCTTCGGCATTGGCCGAAAAGAAGCAATGGCAAGACCTAACCCGCTTACTCGAAACCGTGCTAGAACAACTATCACTCGATACCGCAAGCTTCAGCCATAACGAACAACTGCAAAATAGTTTTTTTTGGTTGCACTTATTAGCTATTGAAGCTTACTCCCAGCGGCTTGATCTAGACGCGACGCTTAATGCGATTGATAGAGCAAATAATCTAGCTTATACCGATGAGCGCTTATCACGAGTTAAAAACCGCAGTGTCGATGCTTTAAATACGCTACTCAAAAATACAGTATCCAAAGAAGACTTTGACAGTGGCCTAGATGCCATTACAGCAATCGAAATGATCATTAGCGACCACCCGCAATTCATTCAAATACTCGAATGGTTCTACAACCAATGGGCTAAGTTTTACTGGAATAGCCAATCATGGCCAGACGCGGTTGCTACCTTAGAGGATTATTTGGCACAACCCTACTTGCCCAGCGACATTAGCCAAACCCAAAAAAACCTCGCTAGCGCTTACAAGAACTGGGTACTTTATGAAATTGACTACAACAACCTTAAAAGTGCAAAAGCCATTGCCTTACAGTGTGAAATGCAACATTTAGAAGCGCAGATTTGTAAAGCCGCGAAAGACGAAGTCGCCATTGCCAACACGAAACACACCATGCTCAAGCCGCACACTCACTAG
- a CDS encoding argininosuccinate synthase: MSSVNKVVLAYSGGLDTSVIVRWLQETYGCEVVTFTADIGQGEEVEPARAKAEALGVKEIYIDDLREEFARDYVFPMFRANAIYEGEYLLGTSIARPLIAKRLIEIANETGADAISHGATGKGNDQVRFELGAYALKPGVKVIAPWREWDLTSRETLMAYCEKHNIPVDFNKKKKSPYSMDANLLHISYEGGVLEEPWAEAEEDMWRWSVSPENAPDAPEYIEVSFEKGDIVAINGEAMSPATVMETLNTLGGKHGIGRLDIVENRYVGMKSRGCYETPAGTIMIKAHRAIESITLDREVAHLKDSLMPKYAELVYNGYWWSPERIMLQKAIDESQTNVNGDVRLKLYKGSVSAVGRRSEQSLFDEKIATFEDDAGAYDQKDAEGFIKLNALRMRIAAQKGRKLF; encoded by the coding sequence ATGTCGTCTGTAAATAAAGTTGTTCTGGCTTATTCGGGTGGTCTTGATACCTCCGTTATTGTTCGTTGGCTTCAAGAAACCTACGGTTGCGAAGTGGTTACGTTTACCGCTGATATTGGTCAGGGTGAGGAAGTAGAGCCTGCGCGCGCCAAAGCAGAGGCCCTTGGCGTTAAAGAAATCTACATTGATGATTTGCGTGAAGAGTTTGCGCGCGATTATGTTTTCCCTATGTTCCGCGCTAACGCAATTTACGAAGGTGAATACTTATTGGGTACGTCTATTGCGCGCCCTTTAATCGCCAAGCGTTTAATCGAAATTGCCAACGAAACCGGTGCCGATGCCATCTCTCACGGTGCAACGGGTAAAGGTAATGACCAAGTTCGTTTTGAGTTAGGTGCTTATGCGCTAAAACCCGGTGTAAAGGTTATTGCGCCTTGGCGCGAGTGGGATTTAACCAGTCGTGAAACCTTAATGGCTTATTGTGAAAAGCATAATATTCCCGTCGATTTCAATAAAAAGAAAAAGTCGCCTTATTCAATGGATGCAAATTTACTGCATATTTCATACGAAGGCGGTGTTTTAGAAGAGCCTTGGGCTGAAGCCGAAGAAGATATGTGGCGCTGGAGCGTGTCGCCAGAGAATGCGCCGGATGCCCCTGAGTATATTGAAGTTAGTTTCGAGAAAGGCGACATTGTTGCCATCAACGGCGAAGCTATGAGCCCTGCAACTGTAATGGAAACGCTAAATACGCTTGGCGGTAAACACGGTATTGGCCGTTTGGATATTGTTGAAAACCGTTATGTGGGTATGAAGTCGCGCGGCTGTTACGAGACACCAGCCGGTACCATTATGATAAAAGCGCACCGTGCGATTGAATCAATCACACTGGATCGTGAAGTTGCGCACCTTAAAGACTCCCTAATGCCTAAATATGCCGAATTGGTATACAACGGTTACTGGTGGAGCCCAGAGCGCATCATGCTGCAAAAAGCCATTGACGAGTCTCAAACCAATGTTAATGGCGATGTAAGGCTGAAGCTGTATAAAGGTAGCGTAAGTGCTGTGGGCCGACGCTCTGAGCAAAGCTTGTTTGATGAAAAGATTGCCACTTTCGAAGATGACGCGGGTGCTTATGATCAAAAAGATGCTGAGGGTTTCATTAAATTGAATGCCTTGCGTATGCGTATCGCTGCTCAAAAAGGCCGTAAACTCTTTTAA
- the ccoN gene encoding cytochrome-c oxidase, cbb3-type subunit I yields MSSHSAHASEAPAYNFDIVRSFSLATILWGIVGMGIGVLIAAQLVWPELNNILQPYSHFGRLRPLHTNAVIFAFGGCALFATSYYVVQRTCQATLFGGPLIAFTFWGWQLVIVAAAITLPMGYTSAKEYAELEWPIDILITLVWLAYGVVFFGTIVKRKTSHIYVANWFFGAFIITVAFLHIVNSMAVPVSFMKSYSAYSGAMDAMIQWWYGHNAVGFFLTAGFLGMMYYFVPKQAGRPVYSYQLSIVHFWALISLYVWAGSHHLHYSALPDWTQSLGMVMSLILLAPSWGGMINGMMTLSGAWHKLKTDPVLRFLVVSLSFYGMSTFEGPMMAIKTVNALSHNTDWTIGHVHSGALGWVAMISIGAIYHLLPILAGRKEMHSVKLINVHFWLATVGTVLYVAAMWVNGIGQGQMWRQFNADGTLTYSFIQAVEFSRPGYFVRFLGGALFLSGMVIMAYNAIRTMKFEVQPEETKATPQAA; encoded by the coding sequence ATGAGTAGTCATTCGGCGCACGCGTCCGAGGCACCTGCTTACAATTTCGATATTGTACGGTCGTTTTCATTAGCGACAATACTGTGGGGAATTGTCGGTATGGGAATCGGCGTTTTGATCGCTGCACAACTAGTGTGGCCAGAGCTTAATAACATTCTGCAGCCTTACAGCCACTTTGGCCGGTTGCGCCCACTACACACCAATGCCGTAATTTTTGCTTTTGGTGGTTGTGCGTTATTTGCGACGTCTTACTATGTGGTGCAGCGCACGTGCCAAGCTACATTATTTGGCGGCCCACTTATTGCGTTTACTTTTTGGGGGTGGCAACTAGTTATCGTGGCTGCAGCGATCACGCTACCGATGGGTTATACCTCGGCCAAAGAGTACGCAGAGCTTGAGTGGCCCATCGATATTCTTATTACCCTAGTTTGGCTAGCTTATGGTGTAGTTTTCTTCGGCACTATTGTTAAGCGCAAAACTTCGCATATTTATGTTGCCAACTGGTTCTTTGGCGCATTCATTATTACCGTCGCCTTTTTGCATATTGTGAATAGCATGGCTGTGCCGGTTTCCTTTATGAAGTCTTACTCGGCTTATAGTGGCGCAATGGATGCCATGATTCAGTGGTGGTATGGCCATAACGCCGTAGGGTTTTTCTTAACGGCAGGTTTCTTGGGCATGATGTATTACTTTGTGCCTAAGCAAGCTGGGCGTCCTGTTTATTCGTACCAGTTGTCTATTGTGCACTTTTGGGCGCTAATTTCTTTATATGTTTGGGCCGGTTCGCACCACCTTCACTACTCTGCATTACCTGATTGGACCCAAAGCCTAGGCATGGTGATGTCTTTAATTCTACTAGCGCCTTCGTGGGGCGGTATGATTAACGGCATGATGACTTTGTCTGGTGCTTGGCATAAGTTAAAGACCGATCCAGTATTACGCTTTTTAGTGGTTTCTTTGTCGTTTTACGGGATGAGCACATTTGAAGGCCCTATGATGGCGATTAAAACCGTAAATGCGCTATCGCATAATACAGACTGGACTATCGGCCACGTGCACTCAGGTGCGTTAGGCTGGGTAGCTATGATTAGTATCGGTGCTATTTACCACCTGCTACCGATTTTGGCGGGTCGTAAAGAAATGCACAGCGTAAAATTAATCAATGTCCACTTCTGGCTGGCAACGGTTGGTACCGTGTTATATGTCGCGGCGATGTGGGTGAATGGTATTGGTCAAGGCCAAATGTGGCGCCAGTTCAATGCTGACGGAACACTGACCTATAGCTTTATTCAGGCGGTAGAGTTTAGTCGCCCTGGTTATTTTGTGCGTTTCTTGGGTGGTGCATTATTCTTAAGCGGCATGGTGATTATGGCTTACAACGCTATTCGCACTATGAAGTTTGAAGTGCAGCCAGAAGAAACTAAAGCTACGCCTCAAGCGGCATAG
- the ccoO gene encoding cytochrome-c oxidase, cbb3-type subunit II, with the protein MKNHDLVEKNIGLMSVLIVVAISFGALVEIVPQFFSPETTQPIEGLKPLPALALEGRDIYIREGCHVCHTQMIRPLRAEVERYGHYSVAGESVYEHPFLWGSKRTGPDLARVGQRYSDEWQRAHLYDPRSVVPLSNMPAFPWLFDNKLSGDDTGKKMAALRSVGVPYTDEDIAGAKAAVQGRTEIDALVVYLQQLGTLLTHKR; encoded by the coding sequence ATGAAAAATCACGATTTAGTTGAAAAAAATATTGGTTTAATGAGTGTGCTGATAGTGGTAGCGATTAGCTTCGGTGCCTTGGTGGAAATTGTTCCGCAGTTTTTCAGCCCAGAAACAACCCAGCCTATCGAAGGCCTTAAGCCTTTACCGGCTTTGGCGTTAGAAGGCCGCGATATTTATATCCGCGAAGGCTGCCATGTTTGCCACACCCAAATGATCAGACCATTACGTGCAGAAGTTGAGCGCTATGGTCATTATTCCGTGGCTGGTGAAAGTGTTTATGAGCATCCATTTTTGTGGGGCTCAAAGCGTACCGGGCCCGATCTTGCGCGGGTAGGGCAGCGTTATAGTGACGAGTGGCAGCGTGCGCACTTATATGACCCTCGCAGTGTGGTGCCTTTATCCAACATGCCTGCCTTCCCGTGGTTATTTGATAATAAGCTGTCGGGTGATGATACCGGCAAGAAGATGGCAGCTTTGCGCTCTGTTGGTGTGCCTTACACCGATGAAGATATTGCGGGCGCCAAAGCCGCTGTGCAGGGGCGTACTGAAATTGATGCTCTCGTTGTTTACTTGCAGCAGTTGGGTACGCTGCTGACACATAAGCGGTAG
- a CDS encoding cbb3-type cytochrome oxidase subunit 3 codes for MDINTLRSVATVLVAVAFFAVCWWAFSPSRRKQFDEAAQLPFADEPKAQGEDASPSSADETKK; via the coding sequence GTGGATATCAACACTTTACGCAGCGTGGCAACCGTATTGGTTGCTGTAGCTTTTTTTGCGGTGTGCTGGTGGGCTTTTTCGCCTTCGCGCCGCAAGCAATTTGACGAGGCGGCGCAACTGCCTTTTGCGGATGAACCTAAGGCGCAGGGCGAAGACGCATCGCCATCATCTGCTGACGAGACTAAGAAATAG
- the ccoP gene encoding cytochrome-c oxidase, cbb3-type subunit III, with protein MSTFWSLWVIVLTLACIALCTWVLFANKKVAKRDDADAENNTTGHVYDGIEEYDNPLPKWWFQLFVGTIIFTAIYLVLYPGLGNWKGILGWTSTGELAAAQEKAREQYVDSYDAYSKMSVEELSQNPEAMKMGVRLFANNCAVCHGADGGGNYGFPNLTDNDWLHGGTPDHIKASIVNGRNANMPAWGPTIGEEGVAAVTEYVLSLSGLEHDATLVPAGKEVFGTICTTCHGADAKGSIAMGAPNLTDDVWLFDSNRETIAGTVRNGRVNRMPAQKDLLRDDKIHLLTAYVYSLSH; from the coding sequence ATGAGTACATTCTGGAGTTTGTGGGTTATCGTATTAACCCTTGCATGCATAGCTTTGTGTACATGGGTACTTTTTGCGAATAAAAAAGTAGCCAAGCGAGACGATGCTGACGCAGAAAACAATACGACCGGGCACGTTTATGACGGTATTGAAGAGTATGACAACCCTCTGCCTAAATGGTGGTTTCAGCTTTTCGTGGGTACCATTATCTTTACAGCAATTTATTTGGTTTTGTACCCAGGGCTAGGGAATTGGAAAGGTATTTTGGGTTGGACAAGCACAGGCGAGCTGGCGGCAGCACAAGAAAAGGCGCGCGAGCAATATGTTGATAGTTATGATGCGTATAGCAAAATGAGCGTCGAAGAGCTTAGCCAAAACCCTGAAGCCATGAAAATGGGAGTTCGCTTATTCGCCAATAACTGCGCAGTTTGTCACGGTGCTGATGGCGGCGGTAACTATGGTTTCCCTAACCTTACGGATAATGACTGGCTGCACGGCGGTACGCCTGATCACATTAAAGCCTCTATTGTTAACGGCCGTAATGCAAATATGCCAGCTTGGGGGCCAACGATTGGTGAAGAGGGCGTTGCCGCCGTGACTGAGTATGTTTTGAGTTTGTCGGGCTTAGAGCACGATGCGACTTTAGTGCCTGCGGGTAAAGAAGTGTTTGGCACTATTTGTACTACTTGCCACGGCGCTGACGCTAAAGGCAGTATCGCAATGGGTGCACCTAACTTAACTGATGATGTTTGGCTTTTCGATAGCAACCGTGAAACCATTGCGGGCACTGTGCGCAATGGCCGAGTTAATCGTATGCCTGCACAAAAAGACTTGTTAAGAGACGATAAAATTCATCTTTTAACAGCTTACGTTTATAGCTTGTCTCATTAA
- the ccoG gene encoding cytochrome c oxidase accessory protein CcoG has protein sequence MSQSDEKNTSSNNEIRYVNLYESEAKIYTRKVKGFYQRLRRYTGIPLLLGFLLMPWLVIDGRPAMLFDLSERKFHILLVTFWPQDFMLLAWTLIIAAFALFTVTVTVGRVWCGFTCPQTVWTLMFIWVEDLCEGDRNKRIKLDKQPWSAEKLVRKGGKHSLWFLIAFVTGATFIGYFYPIRDLLAGFIPTISLDGIVWDTPAAAIFWTFLFTAFTYLNAGWLREQVCKYMCPYARFQAVMYDKDTLYVQYDAARGEKRGPRKPKDDYKAQGLGDCVDCSWCVQVCPVDIDIRDGAQYECINCGLCVDACDAIMDKMNYPKGLIRFTSEDELETGKTQFLRPRLFGYFAIVLVMMSLLSYTIYTRSPLGVDVLRDRSARMYRIQGKEVHNVYTININNMDRQTHTYRIELEGDLPYSLKKYHAVPISEGEVFTLPIRIAAPRAAIKKEKHDLIIRIIAEDNPALVATESTVFMAPKAR, from the coding sequence TTGTCTCAATCAGATGAAAAAAACACGTCATCGAATAATGAAATTCGATATGTAAATCTGTACGAATCTGAGGCCAAAATATACACCCGCAAGGTTAAAGGCTTTTATCAGCGGTTGCGTCGGTATACCGGCATTCCACTATTGCTTGGTTTCTTATTGATGCCTTGGTTGGTCATCGATGGTCGCCCTGCGATGTTATTCGACCTTTCTGAACGTAAATTTCATATTCTATTAGTCACATTTTGGCCTCAGGACTTCATGCTATTAGCATGGACTTTAATCATTGCAGCCTTTGCATTATTTACTGTGACAGTGACTGTGGGGCGCGTTTGGTGCGGCTTTACCTGCCCCCAAACGGTTTGGACATTGATGTTTATTTGGGTCGAGGATTTGTGCGAGGGTGATCGCAATAAACGCATAAAGCTCGATAAACAGCCTTGGAGTGCTGAAAAGCTTGTTCGTAAAGGGGGTAAACACAGCCTCTGGTTTTTGATTGCCTTTGTTACTGGGGCAACTTTTATTGGTTACTTTTATCCTATTCGCGATTTATTGGCGGGGTTTATTCCAACAATATCGTTAGATGGAATTGTTTGGGATACCCCTGCAGCCGCTATTTTTTGGACATTTCTATTTACCGCTTTTACCTATTTAAATGCTGGTTGGCTGCGTGAACAAGTCTGTAAGTATATGTGCCCTTACGCGCGTTTTCAGGCGGTGATGTACGATAAAGATACCCTGTACGTACAATATGATGCAGCGAGAGGTGAAAAAAGAGGGCCAAGGAAGCCTAAAGATGATTACAAAGCCCAAGGTTTGGGCGACTGCGTTGATTGCTCTTGGTGTGTTCAGGTTTGCCCTGTTGATATTGATATTCGTGATGGCGCGCAATACGAGTGCATTAACTGTGGTTTATGCGTAGATGCGTGTGATGCCATTATGGATAAAATGAATTACCCCAAAGGGCTAATTCGCTTTACCTCAGAAGATGAGCTAGAAACAGGAAAAACGCAGTTTTTAAGGCCTAGGCTCTTTGGTTATTTTGCGATAGTGCTCGTTATGATGTCGCTACTGAGCTACACAATTTACACCAGAAGTCCGCTTGGGGTTGATGTACTGCGTGATCGTAGCGCCCGAATGTACCGCATACAAGGTAAAGAAGTGCACAATGTCTATACCATTAATATTAATAATATGGATCGGCAAACGCATACCTACCGTATAGAGCTTGAAGGTGATTTACCTTATAGTTTAAAAAAATACCATGCGGTGCCGATAAGTGAAGGCGAGGTGTTTACTTTGCCCATACGCATAGCAGCGCCGCGGGCGGCAATTAAAAAAGAGAAACACGATTTAATTATTCGTATTATTGCAGAAGATAATCCGGCGCTAGTCGCAACTGAGTCAACAGTCTTTATGGCACCTAAAGCGAGATAG
- a CDS encoding FixH family protein, which translates to MNTLSSAKPWYKELWFWLLVSPMLTLVVSVPVMLTTAFKGADDRVLDNYYKEGRMINHRFEEHELAVQLGVTGVLAFDWTVGELWFTAEKPLTSNNLDLYFSHPANANKDFSLTLKQVSPNRYRADLDGMERGRWYISLQGTVNHEGVESHWRIPSDVNLANVDASNRTSKELIATTH; encoded by the coding sequence ATGAATACCTTGTCATCGGCCAAGCCGTGGTACAAAGAGTTATGGTTTTGGTTGTTGGTTTCACCGATGCTGACACTGGTTGTTTCTGTACCGGTGATGCTGACTACAGCCTTTAAAGGTGCGGATGATCGAGTTCTGGACAACTATTACAAAGAAGGCCGAATGATTAATCACCGTTTCGAGGAGCATGAGCTGGCTGTTCAGCTCGGTGTTACTGGTGTTCTTGCATTTGATTGGACTGTTGGCGAGTTATGGTTTACCGCTGAAAAACCGTTAACTAGCAACAACCTCGATCTTTACTTTTCACACCCCGCGAATGCAAACAAAGACTTTTCGTTAACCTTAAAGCAAGTTTCGCCTAATCGTTATCGCGCAGACTTAGATGGCATGGAAAGAGGGCGCTGGTATATATCGTTACAAGGTACCGTTAATCACGAGGGCGTTGAGAGTCATTGGCGCATACCGAGCGATGTTAATTTAGCCAATGTTGATGCTTCAAATCGCACAAGCAAAGAATTAATTGCAACGACGCATTAA
- a CDS encoding heavy metal translocating P-type ATPase, which translates to MSTDPCFHCAQPSVPEFTANIQGEPRLFCCAGCQAITMAIVNGGLENFYSYREGQNVRPEQTSALALEAFHVYDLPKVKADFVRPSSSESFFIASLNIEGITCAACVWLIEKHLLTISGVVKVNVNASSHQGRITFDATELNVSDLFYALARIGFKASPSIGNDAQTSWQQRQRAALLRLGVAGLGMMQAGMVAIALHAGALQGITGQWEFFLRCVSLLFATPVLFYSGFPFFSAAFRSIKLQHLTMDVPVSLALILAFSASVWATLTHSGEVYFDSVSMFIFFLLLGRYLEQRVRYNNFLSGQGFQCLMPVTATRVDSAGRKEVVPLSELSVGERLWVASGNTFPCDGPVLEGSSSADESLLTGESLPRAKAVGDSVVAGSQNVESGLIVQVQALGSDTRLAEIERLVEQGLEHKPSLVAYADRIASYFVLAVLLVSMAVGSYWLWQAPDKALWITLSVLVVTCPCALSLATPAASASASNRLRELGLLVTSGEVIEALPQITDVVFDKTGTLTQGCFSIKETRIISEGLSESKVLSLCASLQQVSSHPIAKAFDGILPLMPCAEAKSYIGQGVAGVINKSEYRLGKPVFACPSNSPPYPDEGLWILLSENEQPVAWLCLTDNVRDSAVEAVKLLQAQGINVHCLSGDRAESVAALSLKLGFNQSLSEQSPSGKLAYVRQLQEGGAKVLMVGDGINDVPVLASATISIAMAGASDLAKLRSSSILLANDLCAIPLALGLSLKTRRIIWQNLAWALIYNASALPLAACGFIPPWLAAIGMSLSSLVVVINALRLRS; encoded by the coding sequence ATGTCTACAGACCCTTGTTTTCATTGTGCGCAACCGAGCGTGCCTGAATTTACGGCTAATATTCAGGGTGAGCCTCGGCTATTTTGTTGCGCGGGCTGCCAAGCCATTACCATGGCCATTGTTAATGGCGGGCTAGAAAATTTTTACAGCTATAGAGAGGGGCAAAATGTTCGCCCTGAGCAAACTTCTGCGTTGGCCCTAGAAGCCTTCCATGTTTATGACCTACCTAAAGTAAAAGCCGACTTTGTTCGCCCTTCCAGCAGTGAATCATTCTTTATAGCAAGCCTCAATATTGAGGGGATTACTTGCGCGGCATGTGTGTGGCTTATTGAAAAACATTTATTGACGATATCGGGTGTTGTTAAGGTAAATGTCAACGCCAGTAGTCATCAAGGCCGCATTACTTTTGACGCTACTGAATTAAACGTAAGTGATCTTTTTTATGCGCTTGCCCGCATAGGATTTAAGGCTTCGCCGAGCATTGGCAATGACGCCCAAACCAGCTGGCAGCAAAGGCAGCGTGCTGCGTTGCTACGTTTAGGTGTTGCAGGCTTGGGGATGATGCAGGCGGGCATGGTTGCAATTGCCTTGCATGCAGGTGCGTTGCAGGGGATTACCGGTCAATGGGAATTCTTTTTGCGGTGCGTTAGTTTACTTTTTGCTACTCCAGTTTTGTTTTACAGTGGTTTCCCATTTTTTAGTGCTGCGTTCCGTTCTATTAAGCTGCAGCACCTGACTATGGATGTCCCTGTTTCCCTCGCCTTGATTCTAGCGTTTAGCGCTAGTGTATGGGCGACGCTGACCCATAGCGGAGAGGTCTATTTTGACTCCGTATCTATGTTTATTTTTTTTCTATTGCTGGGGCGGTATTTAGAGCAGCGCGTTCGTTACAACAATTTTTTATCGGGGCAGGGCTTTCAGTGCTTAATGCCAGTAACAGCTACTCGAGTTGATAGCGCGGGGCGTAAAGAGGTTGTCCCGCTTTCGGAATTGTCGGTCGGGGAGCGCTTGTGGGTTGCTTCTGGCAATACTTTCCCTTGTGATGGCCCTGTTCTTGAGGGAAGCAGCAGTGCCGATGAATCGCTGTTAACAGGGGAGTCGTTACCACGGGCTAAAGCGGTGGGCGATAGCGTTGTTGCCGGCAGTCAAAACGTTGAATCGGGTTTAATTGTCCAGGTTCAGGCGCTGGGTTCCGATACGCGGCTTGCAGAAATAGAGCGCTTAGTTGAACAAGGGTTGGAGCATAAGCCCTCGCTAGTGGCTTATGCTGATCGAATTGCCAGCTACTTTGTGCTGGCTGTCTTGTTGGTGTCCATGGCAGTTGGAAGCTATTGGTTGTGGCAGGCTCCGGATAAAGCGCTTTGGATAACATTGTCTGTTTTAGTCGTTACGTGCCCTTGTGCGCTCTCTTTGGCCACTCCGGCGGCATCCGCATCGGCATCTAATCGTTTGCGCGAGCTAGGATTGCTTGTTACGTCTGGTGAGGTGATAGAGGCATTGCCCCAAATTACGGATGTAGTTTTTGATAAGACGGGCACGCTAACCCAAGGTTGTTTTTCAATAAAAGAAACGCGAATTATTTCCGAAGGGCTTTCTGAGTCGAAGGTGTTATCTTTGTGCGCAAGCTTGCAACAGGTTAGCTCCCACCCAATCGCAAAAGCATTTGATGGCATATTGCCGCTTATGCCATGTGCTGAAGCTAAGAGTTACATTGGCCAAGGTGTTGCCGGAGTTATAAATAAGTCTGAATATCGTCTAGGTAAGCCAGTATTTGCCTGCCCATCAAATTCACCACCTTACCCTGACGAGGGTTTGTGGATTTTGTTATCTGAAAATGAGCAGCCAGTAGCGTGGCTGTGTTTAACAGATAATGTCAGAGACTCGGCCGTAGAGGCGGTGAAGCTATTGCAGGCACAAGGTATCAATGTTCATTGTTTGAGTGGCGATCGGGCTGAAAGTGTCGCAGCCTTAAGTTTAAAGCTAGGGTTTAATCAATCGCTTTCTGAGCAGTCTCCTTCGGGAAAGCTAGCCTATGTTCGGCAGCTGCAGGAGGGGGGGGCGAAAGTGTTGATGGTCGGCGATGGAATTAACGATGTCCCTGTACTTGCTTCAGCAACTATTTCAATAGCGATGGCAGGGGCTAGTGATTTGGCAAAATTGCGCTCTAGCTCCATTTTGCTTGCTAATGATTTGTGTGCCATACCGTTGGCGTTAGGCCTGTCATTAAAAACTAGGCGCATCATTTGGCAGAATTTAGCTTGGGCGCTTATTTACAATGCGAGTGCTTTGCCGCTTGCGGCCTGCGGCTTTATTCCTCCGTGGTTGGCAGCAATAGGAATGTCTTTGAGTTCGCTAGTGGTTGTTATTAATGCTTTGCGCTTAAGGTCCTAA